The Mesobacillus jeotgali genome window below encodes:
- the pyrR gene encoding bifunctional pyr operon transcriptional regulator/uracil phosphoribosyltransferase PyrR — MAEKAVVLDNQGIRRALTRIAHEIIERNKGIEDCVLVGIRTRGIYIAKRLAERIREIEGAEIAVGELDITLYRDDLTKKTNDQEPEVKGSDIPVDISNKKVILVDDVLYTGRTVRAGMDALIDIGRPATIQLAVLVDRGHRELPIRADFVGKNIPTSSSERIVVELQEVDEEERVSIFEK, encoded by the coding sequence ATGGCAGAAAAAGCGGTCGTGCTCGACAACCAGGGAATCCGCAGGGCACTGACGAGGATTGCCCATGAAATCATTGAAAGAAACAAGGGAATTGAAGATTGTGTCCTAGTCGGGATCCGTACGAGAGGAATTTATATCGCGAAGAGGCTTGCCGAAAGAATCCGCGAGATTGAAGGCGCAGAAATCGCGGTAGGTGAGCTCGACATTACATTATATCGCGATGACCTGACAAAGAAGACGAATGACCAGGAGCCTGAAGTAAAAGGTTCGGATATTCCGGTCGACATTTCGAATAAAAAGGTGATCCTGGTGGATGATGTCCTCTATACAGGCAGGACAGTACGCGCTGGTATGGATGCTTTGATCGATATTGGCCGTCCGGCGACAATCCAGCTTGCAGTGCTGGTCGACAGAGGCCACAGGGAGCTGCCGATCAGGGCAGACTTTGTAGGGAAGAACATACCGACATCAAGCTCGGAAAGAATCGTCGTCGAGCTTCAGGAAGTAGATGAAGAAGAACGCGTAAGCATTTTTGAAAAATAA
- a CDS encoding YggT family protein — MDLVIGIIAQLVNLYQWALIIYIFMSWFPNARETAIGQFLARICEPFLEPFRRIVPSIGMIDISPIVAFLVLRFAVSGLYQLAAWF, encoded by the coding sequence ATGGATTTAGTAATAGGCATAATTGCTCAGCTAGTCAATCTTTATCAGTGGGCCCTGATTATTTATATTTTCATGTCATGGTTCCCTAACGCCAGGGAAACGGCAATCGGACAATTTTTAGCGCGGATTTGCGAACCTTTCCTGGAGCCTTTCCGAAGGATTGTTCCTTCAATCGGCATGATTGATATTTCACCAATCGTTGCATTCCTTGTATTGCGTTTTGCTGTCTCTGGCTTGTATCAGCTGGCAGCATGGTTTTAA
- a CDS encoding YggS family pyridoxal phosphate-dependent enzyme, whose product MKVRDNLEVIQNQIADVCKKAGRDPEEIKIIAVTKYVSPERAQEAIDAGVIHLGENREEGLLHKIDHLEDKPVWHFIGTLQTRKVKNIIEHVTYIHSLDRLSLAKEINKRSDSKVRCLIQVNASGEESKHGLRPDDVTGFVHELKQYPNIEVSGLMTMAPFTEDEQVIRDCFRTMKKLQAEIQSLQLENAPCDELSMGMSNDFKIAVEEGSTMVRIGTALVGNESEVQ is encoded by the coding sequence ATGAAAGTCAGAGATAATCTGGAGGTTATCCAGAATCAAATAGCAGATGTCTGCAAGAAAGCCGGGCGGGATCCGGAAGAAATCAAGATTATAGCGGTTACTAAGTATGTCTCACCCGAACGGGCACAGGAGGCCATAGATGCCGGTGTCATCCATCTTGGTGAAAACCGGGAAGAAGGACTGCTTCATAAAATAGACCACTTAGAGGACAAGCCTGTATGGCATTTCATTGGGACACTGCAAACGAGAAAAGTAAAAAATATCATCGAACATGTTACATATATCCATTCATTGGACAGGCTGTCGCTTGCAAAGGAAATAAACAAGCGCTCCGATTCGAAAGTGCGGTGCCTGATTCAGGTCAATGCATCCGGTGAAGAGAGCAAGCATGGATTGAGACCTGATGATGTTACTGGTTTTGTTCATGAATTGAAGCAGTATCCAAATATTGAAGTAAGCGGATTGATGACAATGGCACCATTCACTGAAGACGAGCAGGTGATCAGGGATTGCTTCAGGACAATGAAAAAGCTCCAAGCAGAAATACAATCGCTGCAACTGGAAAATGCACCATGTGATGAATTGTCAATGGGAATGTCAAATGATTTCAAAATAGCTGTTGAAGAAGGATCCACAATGGTGCGCATTGGCACTGCATTGGTAGGGAACGAATCGGAGGTGCAATAA
- the lspA gene encoding signal peptidase II: MFYYIIALFVILLDQVTKWFIVKNMELGESIKVIENFLYITSHRNRGAAWGILQGQMWFFYVITVIVIIGLVIYIQKAAKGKLLLGVSLGFMLGGAIGNFIDRVYRKEVVDFINTYIFGYDFPIFNIADSALVIGVGLLMIDMIREEREAKRKAYGENGTHHQ, from the coding sequence GTGTTTTATTACATAATTGCACTGTTTGTTATCTTGCTTGACCAGGTTACTAAATGGTTTATTGTCAAAAACATGGAGCTTGGTGAGAGCATAAAGGTCATAGAGAATTTCTTATATATCACTTCGCACCGAAACCGCGGTGCTGCGTGGGGAATCCTTCAGGGGCAAATGTGGTTCTTTTATGTCATCACTGTGATAGTTATTATTGGCCTTGTCATTTATATTCAAAAAGCCGCAAAAGGCAAGCTTTTGCTGGGTGTTTCGCTTGGTTTTATGCTGGGCGGGGCGATTGGGAATTTCATCGACAGGGTATACCGAAAAGAAGTGGTGGATTTCATCAACACCTATATTTTTGGATACGATTTCCCTATCTTCAATATCGCGGATTCTGCGCTGGTGATCGGTGTAGGATTGCTGATGATTGACATGATCAGGGAAGAGAGAGAGGCGAAAAGAAAAGCTTATGGAGAAAATGGAACACATCATCAGTGA
- a CDS encoding DivIVA domain-containing protein → MPLTPLDIHNKEFNKGFRGYDEDEVNEFLDQVIKDYELIIREKKEMEEKLNEMNSRLGHFTNIEETLNKSIVIAQEAGEEVRRNAQKEAKLIIKEAEKNADRIINESLSKARKIALEIEELKKQSKVFRTRFKMLIEAQLDMLNTDDWDHLLEYELDSTELKATAREEEDSLA, encoded by the coding sequence ATGCCTTTAACGCCGTTAGATATACACAACAAAGAATTTAATAAGGGATTTCGCGGGTATGATGAAGATGAAGTCAACGAATTTCTTGACCAGGTGATCAAGGACTATGAACTAATTATCCGAGAGAAAAAAGAAATGGAAGAAAAGCTGAATGAGATGAATTCAAGGCTTGGCCATTTTACAAATATTGAAGAAACATTGAATAAATCAATTGTTATTGCGCAGGAAGCAGGAGAAGAAGTCCGCCGCAACGCGCAGAAGGAAGCGAAGCTGATCATCAAGGAAGCGGAAAAGAACGCTGACAGGATCATTAACGAGTCATTATCAAAAGCTCGCAAGATCGCACTCGAAATTGAGGAACTGAAGAAGCAATCGAAAGTATTCAGGACAAGATTCAAGATGTTGATCGAAGCCCAGCTTGATATGCTGAATACGGATGATTGGGATCACTTGCTTGAATATGAATTGGATTCAACAGAATTAAAAGCGACAGCAAGAGAAGAAGAAGACTCACTGGCTTGA
- a CDS encoding RluA family pseudouridine synthase produces the protein MEKMEHIISEEQAGDRIDKVVSTLDADWSRSQVQQWIKDGNVLVNGAQIKTNYKCSLDDKLEISIPDPEVLDVIPEEMDLEIFYEDADVLVVNKPKGMVVHPAPGHMTGTLVNGLMAHCKDLSGINGVLRPGIVHRIDKDTSGLLMVAKNDMAHESLVNQLVAKSVTRKYKALVHGNIHHDHGTIDAPLGRDQKDRQSMTVVDNGKHAVTHFNVLERFKDFTFVECQLETGRTHQIRVHMKYIGYPLAGDPKYGPKKTLDLGGQALHAGLLGFEHPRTGEYLEFEAPMPEYFVKLLDDLRENR, from the coding sequence ATGGAGAAAATGGAACACATCATCAGTGAGGAACAGGCTGGTGACAGAATAGATAAAGTAGTTTCGACACTCGACGCTGATTGGTCGAGGAGCCAGGTACAGCAATGGATCAAGGATGGAAACGTTCTTGTAAATGGTGCACAAATCAAAACAAATTATAAATGCAGTTTGGATGACAAGCTTGAAATCAGCATCCCTGATCCCGAAGTACTGGATGTCATTCCTGAGGAAATGGATCTTGAGATTTTTTATGAGGACGCAGATGTCCTTGTTGTGAACAAGCCTAAGGGAATGGTTGTCCACCCCGCGCCTGGACATATGACTGGGACGCTTGTTAACGGGCTGATGGCACATTGCAAGGACTTATCAGGCATTAATGGTGTGCTTCGCCCGGGAATCGTCCATAGGATTGATAAAGACACATCCGGGCTCCTGATGGTGGCGAAGAATGATATGGCACATGAAAGCCTGGTAAACCAGCTTGTAGCGAAAAGTGTTACTCGCAAATACAAGGCGCTCGTTCATGGAAATATCCACCATGATCATGGAACGATCGATGCACCGCTCGGGCGGGATCAAAAAGACCGCCAGAGCATGACAGTGGTTGATAATGGCAAACATGCTGTCACGCATTTTAATGTTCTCGAACGGTTTAAGGATTTTACCTTTGTTGAGTGCCAGCTTGAAACAGGCAGGACACACCAAATTCGTGTGCATATGAAATATATTGGTTATCCTTTGGCAGGAGATCCGAAATACGGTCCGAAAAAAACGCTCGATCTTGGCGGACAAGCATTGCATGCCGGGCTTCTTGGCTTTGAGCATCCAAGGACAGGCGAGTATCTGGAGTTTGAAGCACCAATGCCTGAGTATTTCGTAAAGCTTTTAGACGATTTAAGAGAAAATCGTTGA
- the ileS gene encoding isoleucine--tRNA ligase — protein MEYKDTLLMPKTEFPMRGNLPNREPEIQAKWEEMNIYEKVQKHTADRPLFILHDGPPYANGDIHMGHALNKILKDFIVRYKSMSGFCSPYVPGWDTHGLPIEQALTNKGVKRKEMTVAEFRKLCEEYAYEQINNQREQFKRLGVRGDWENPYITLKPEYEAQQIKVFGEMAKKGYIYKGKKPVYWSPSSESALAEAEIEYQDKRSASIYVGFPVKDGKGVLDQDIEIVIWTTTPWTIPANLGISVHPDLTYVVVEADGRKFLVAEELLEAVTNEIGWENASTLKKVVGKELEGVLAKHPLYGRDSLVMLGDHVTTDAGTGCVHTAPGHGEDDFHVGQKYGLEVLCPVDDKGVMTAEAEGFEGLFYDQANKPITEKLEEAGALLKLSFITHSYPHDWRTKKPVIFRATAQWFASIKDFRGELLKAVEETKWVPAWGETRLFNMVRDRGDWCISRQRAWGVPIPVFYAENGQEIITDETIQHVSNLFREHGSNIWFEKEAKELLPEGFSHPGSPNGQFTKETDIMDVWFDSGSSHQAVLVERDDLQRPADLYLEGSDQYRGWFNSSLSTAVAVTGKAPYKGVLSHGFALDGEGRKMSKSIGNVVVPAKVMNQLGADILRLWVASVDYQSDVRVSDAILKQVAEVYRKIRNTFRFLLGNLSDFNPETDAVPFEQLREVDQFMLVKLNKLIKYVRNAYDNYEFAGVYHAVNNFCTLDLSAFYLDFAKDVLYIEAADHSDRRAIQTVLHESLLALVKLTAPILSHTADEVWGFIPSTKEDSVQLTDMPEAKEIENAEALENKWNAFMKLRDDVLKALEEARNSKVIGKSLTAKVSLYVNDSTKELLDSISENFSQLFIVSGFEVAGSYAQAPDNAIKLENTAIVVTKAEGETCERCWVVTPEVGKVEEHPTLCERCATVVKENY, from the coding sequence ATGGAGTACAAAGACACTTTACTCATGCCAAAGACCGAGTTTCCAATGCGCGGAAATTTGCCGAACAGGGAACCTGAAATCCAGGCAAAATGGGAAGAAATGAATATTTACGAAAAAGTTCAAAAACACACGGCAGATCGCCCGCTGTTCATCCTGCATGATGGACCTCCGTATGCAAACGGTGATATCCATATGGGTCACGCATTGAATAAGATCCTCAAAGATTTTATCGTCCGCTATAAATCAATGAGCGGTTTTTGCTCGCCATATGTACCTGGCTGGGACACTCATGGATTGCCTATTGAGCAGGCATTGACGAACAAAGGTGTAAAACGCAAAGAAATGACTGTCGCTGAATTCAGGAAGCTTTGTGAAGAGTATGCCTACGAGCAGATCAACAACCAGCGTGAACAGTTCAAGCGCTTGGGCGTTCGCGGTGACTGGGAAAACCCATATATCACTTTGAAGCCAGAATATGAAGCACAGCAAATCAAAGTATTCGGAGAAATGGCGAAAAAGGGATACATCTATAAAGGCAAGAAGCCTGTTTACTGGTCTCCATCAAGTGAATCTGCACTTGCAGAAGCTGAAATTGAGTATCAGGATAAGCGTTCAGCTTCCATCTACGTTGGCTTCCCTGTAAAAGACGGCAAAGGAGTTCTAGACCAGGATATTGAAATCGTCATCTGGACGACTACTCCATGGACGATCCCAGCTAACCTTGGAATCTCCGTACATCCTGATTTGACTTATGTTGTAGTAGAAGCTGACGGAAGAAAATTCCTTGTGGCCGAAGAACTGCTTGAGGCTGTTACGAACGAAATCGGCTGGGAAAATGCTTCGACACTTAAGAAAGTTGTTGGTAAAGAACTTGAAGGTGTTCTTGCCAAGCATCCATTATACGGTCGCGATTCCCTTGTCATGCTAGGTGACCATGTAACGACCGATGCTGGTACAGGATGTGTCCACACTGCACCTGGACACGGTGAAGATGACTTCCATGTTGGCCAGAAGTATGGTCTTGAAGTTTTATGCCCTGTTGATGACAAAGGTGTAATGACAGCTGAAGCTGAAGGCTTCGAAGGTTTATTCTATGATCAGGCAAACAAGCCAATCACAGAAAAGCTGGAAGAAGCAGGTGCCTTACTGAAGCTAAGCTTTATCACTCACTCCTATCCGCATGACTGGAGAACAAAGAAACCTGTCATCTTCCGTGCAACAGCACAGTGGTTTGCGTCCATCAAGGATTTCCGCGGAGAATTGCTAAAAGCGGTTGAAGAAACAAAATGGGTTCCGGCCTGGGGCGAAACGAGACTATTCAATATGGTCCGTGACCGTGGTGATTGGTGTATTTCCCGTCAGCGTGCATGGGGCGTTCCGATTCCGGTATTCTACGCTGAGAACGGCCAGGAAATCATCACCGATGAAACAATACAACATGTTTCAAACCTTTTCCGTGAGCATGGATCCAATATCTGGTTTGAAAAAGAAGCGAAAGAATTGCTCCCTGAAGGCTTCAGCCATCCTGGCAGCCCTAATGGACAGTTTACAAAAGAAACAGACATCATGGACGTTTGGTTCGACTCAGGTTCATCACACCAGGCAGTACTTGTAGAGCGTGATGATCTTCAGCGTCCGGCAGACCTTTATCTAGAAGGTTCTGACCAATATCGCGGCTGGTTCAACTCATCATTATCAACAGCAGTGGCGGTAACAGGAAAAGCTCCTTATAAAGGTGTACTGAGCCATGGTTTCGCACTTGATGGCGAAGGCCGCAAGATGAGTAAGTCAATCGGCAACGTTGTCGTTCCTGCAAAGGTCATGAACCAGTTGGGTGCAGATATCCTCCGTCTATGGGTTGCTTCCGTCGATTATCAATCCGATGTACGTGTTTCTGATGCGATCCTTAAACAGGTTGCTGAAGTATACCGTAAAATTCGCAACACATTCAGGTTCTTGCTTGGTAATCTTTCTGATTTCAATCCTGAAACAGATGCAGTTCCATTCGAACAGCTACGTGAAGTTGATCAGTTCATGCTTGTGAAGCTGAACAAACTGATCAAATATGTGCGCAATGCATATGACAATTATGAGTTCGCAGGTGTCTACCATGCGGTCAATAACTTCTGTACGCTTGACTTGAGTGCGTTTTATCTTGATTTTGCAAAGGATGTCCTTTACATCGAAGCAGCAGATCATTCTGATCGCCGCGCAATCCAGACCGTATTGCACGAAAGCCTGCTTGCATTGGTTAAGCTGACTGCACCAATCCTTTCTCATACTGCTGATGAGGTTTGGGGATTCATTCCTTCAACTAAAGAAGACAGCGTCCAGCTGACAGATATGCCTGAAGCGAAGGAAATCGAAAATGCAGAAGCGCTTGAAAATAAATGGAATGCGTTCATGAAGCTGCGTGATGATGTCCTCAAGGCACTTGAAGAAGCGAGAAACTCAAAAGTGATCGGCAAATCGCTGACAGCTAAGGTATCTCTATATGTCAATGACAGCACAAAAGAGCTTCTGGATTCAATCTCTGAAAACTTTAGCCAACTGTTCATTGTTTCAGGCTTCGAAGTGGCTGGAAGCTACGCCCAGGCCCCTGACAACGCAATCAAGCTTGAAAACACTGCGATTGTTGTTACAAAGGCTGAAGGTGAGACATGTGAAAGATGCTGGGTCGTTACACCAGAGGTCGGTAAAGTCGAAGAACATCCAACACTTTGTGAGCGATGTGCAACTGTAGTCAAAGAAAATTACTAA
- a CDS encoding YlmC/YmxH family sporulation protein: MVKVTEFQVKDVVNVSDGKRLGNIEDFEINLNTGKIEAVVIGSSGKVLGFFGKEEEVVIPWRNILKIGEDVILVRYKDSGEYLQHNESDE; the protein is encoded by the coding sequence ATGGTTAAGGTAACAGAATTTCAAGTTAAAGATGTCGTGAATGTTTCGGATGGCAAGAGGCTTGGCAATATAGAGGATTTTGAGATAAATTTGAATACCGGTAAAATTGAAGCAGTTGTCATTGGAAGTTCCGGTAAGGTGCTTGGATTCTTCGGAAAGGAAGAAGAGGTTGTCATTCCCTGGAGGAATATCCTGAAAATAGGCGAGGACGTCATCTTGGTCCGATATAAAGACAGCGGGGAGTATCTGCAGCATAATGAAAGTGATGAGTAA
- the sigG gene encoding RNA polymerase sporulation sigma factor SigG, whose translation MTRNKVEICGVDTSKLPVLKNEEMRKLFREMQSGDITAREKLVNGNLRLVLSVIQRFNNRGEFVDDLFQVGCIGLMKSIDNFDLGQNVKFSTYAVPMIIGEIRRYLRDNNPIRVSRSLRDIAYKALQVREKLMSEASREPTAEEIAKVLEVPHEEIVFALDAIQDPVSLFEPIYNDGGDPIYVMDQLSDERNKDSNWIEEIALKEGMRRLNEREKLILRKRFFQGKTQMEVADEIGISQAQVSRLEKAAIKQMNKNIQS comes from the coding sequence TTGACACGAAACAAAGTTGAAATTTGCGGTGTTGATACATCAAAGCTTCCCGTTCTAAAAAACGAGGAAATGAGAAAACTTTTCAGAGAAATGCAAAGTGGTGACATTACAGCAAGAGAGAAGCTTGTGAATGGCAACCTAAGGCTTGTTTTAAGTGTGATCCAGCGTTTTAACAACCGGGGCGAGTTTGTTGACGACCTTTTTCAGGTCGGATGTATTGGCCTTATGAAGTCCATTGATAATTTCGATCTCGGACAGAATGTTAAGTTTTCAACCTATGCTGTCCCAATGATCATTGGTGAAATCAGAAGGTATTTAAGAGATAATAATCCAATTAGAGTCTCCCGATCGTTAAGGGATATAGCCTACAAGGCCCTGCAAGTCCGAGAGAAGCTTATGAGTGAGGCGTCCAGGGAACCGACTGCAGAAGAAATTGCAAAGGTGCTTGAAGTGCCGCACGAAGAAATTGTCTTCGCCCTTGATGCCATCCAGGATCCAGTTTCCTTGTTCGAGCCGATTTATAATGACGGCGGTGATCCTATCTATGTGATGGACCAGCTAAGTGATGAAAGGAATAAGGATAGTAACTGGATAGAGGAGATCGCCCTGAAAGAAGGGATGAGACGCCTGAATGAGCGTGAAAAATTGATCTTAAGGAAGAGATTCTTCCAGGGTAAAACGCAAATGGAGGTCGCTGATGAGATTGGCATCTCACAAGCCCAGGTGTCCCGACTCGAAAAAGCGGCGATCAAGCAAATGAATAAGAATATTCAAAGTTAA
- the pgeF gene encoding peptidoglycan editing factor PgeF, whose protein sequence is MEPFILKSQEYFVIKEWMERYPGLEAGFTTKNGGVSKQDAFTGLNFGFHVGDEQNAVCENRRLLADQIAFPLSSWVEAEQTHDINIARIEKADQGKGSTSYDSSFAGTDGFLTNEQGILLTLCYADCVPLYFIEPESRLIGVAHAGWKGTVHGIAAGMVSKFQQNGAKIEKISAIIGPSICKKCYIVDERVINLVKNILDGVDILPYNQVSEGQYSLDLKELNRQILLKAGVADGNIQVTDYCTSCHSKHFYSHRRDKGNAGRMMAYIGWKEDSHP, encoded by the coding sequence ATGGAGCCATTCATCTTAAAAAGCCAGGAATACTTTGTCATAAAAGAGTGGATGGAACGTTATCCTGGACTTGAAGCGGGGTTCACTACAAAGAATGGCGGTGTGAGCAAGCAGGATGCTTTCACAGGCCTGAATTTCGGTTTTCATGTTGGAGACGAACAGAATGCGGTTTGCGAAAATCGTCGCCTCCTGGCGGATCAAATCGCATTCCCTCTCTCCAGTTGGGTTGAAGCAGAACAAACTCATGATATCAACATTGCCAGGATTGAAAAAGCAGATCAAGGAAAAGGATCAACGTCTTATGATTCTTCGTTTGCAGGAACGGATGGCTTTTTGACAAACGAGCAGGGAATCCTCTTGACACTTTGTTACGCTGACTGTGTACCTCTTTATTTTATTGAACCGGAGAGCAGGCTGATTGGCGTCGCTCATGCTGGATGGAAGGGCACTGTGCATGGCATTGCAGCCGGGATGGTCAGCAAATTTCAGCAAAATGGAGCAAAAATAGAAAAAATTTCTGCCATTATTGGCCCATCAATATGCAAAAAATGTTATATTGTTGATGAGAGAGTCATCAATTTAGTGAAAAATATACTAGATGGTGTCGATATATTACCATATAATCAAGTTAGTGAAGGCCAATATTCTCTCGATTTAAAGGAATTGAACCGACAGATCCTGTTAAAAGCAGGTGTGGCAGACGGGAATATACAGGTTACCGATTATTGCACAAGCTGCCATAGTAAGCATTTCTATTCGCATAGGCGGGATAAGGGAAATGCTGGGCGAATGATGGCTTATATCGGCTGGAAGGAGGATAGCCATCCATAA
- a CDS encoding RNA-binding protein has translation MSIYQHFRPEEREFIDQVINWKEYVEQNYAPKLTDFLDPREQQILATVIGKHHDVKWELFGGAPGTERKRAFLFPEYLEAKDEDFQVKLFGIDYAKKFVNIEHRQVLGSLMSLGLKRGKFGDILIEGDTVQFFAAEEIADYIRLQLESIGRASIGLSELPLEKAVGIAEEWNEVTTTVSSMRLDTVMSALFNLSRQKSQLLIQHGHVKVNWTAIENTAFECGEGDVISARGYGRAKIITIEGKTKKDKYRVIAGRKK, from the coding sequence ATGAGTATTTACCAGCATTTCCGTCCAGAGGAACGGGAATTTATCGATCAGGTGATTAACTGGAAAGAATATGTTGAGCAAAATTATGCTCCGAAACTAACTGATTTTTTGGATCCGCGTGAACAGCAGATCCTTGCAACAGTCATCGGCAAGCATCATGATGTGAAATGGGAGCTGTTTGGCGGTGCTCCAGGGACCGAAAGAAAAAGGGCATTTCTTTTTCCAGAGTACCTGGAAGCTAAAGATGAGGATTTCCAGGTAAAGCTTTTTGGGATTGATTATGCAAAGAAATTTGTGAATATTGAACACCGTCAAGTTTTGGGCAGCCTGATGTCACTCGGTTTGAAGCGTGGGAAATTCGGAGATATCCTGATTGAAGGAGATACCGTGCAATTTTTTGCTGCTGAGGAAATAGCTGATTACATAAGGCTTCAATTAGAATCAATCGGCAGAGCATCGATTGGCTTGTCAGAACTCCCGCTTGAAAAAGCGGTGGGCATTGCTGAAGAATGGAATGAAGTGACGACTACTGTTTCCTCAATGCGACTTGATACTGTCATGTCCGCTCTATTCAATCTATCCAGGCAAAAATCCCAGCTGCTGATCCAGCATGGGCATGTTAAAGTCAATTGGACAGCCATTGAAAACACAGCCTTTGAATGCGGTGAAGGGGACGTCATCTCTGCTCGGGGTTATGGCCGTGCGAAAATCATCACAATCGAAGGGAAAACAAAAAAAGATAAATATCGAGTTATTGCTGGACGGAAAAAATAA
- the sigE gene encoding RNA polymerase sporulation sigma factor SigE, translating into MKNLRLRLSYYWYKLLMKLGLKTDEIYYIGGSEALPPPLTKEEEEVLLNKLPNGDKAARSILIERNLRLVVYIARKFENTGINIEDLISIGTIGLIKAVNTFNPEKKIKLATYASRCIENEILMYLRRNNKLRSEVSFDEPLNIDWDGNELLLSDVLGTDVDIITKDLESNVDKKLLVKALQQLSDREKQIMELRFGLGSGEEKTQKDVADMLGISQSYISRLEKRIIKRLRKEFNKMV; encoded by the coding sequence ATGAAAAATTTGCGGCTTCGGTTATCCTATTACTGGTATAAATTATTAATGAAACTAGGCTTGAAAACAGATGAAATATATTATATCGGCGGTAGCGAAGCGTTGCCACCTCCTTTAACGAAAGAAGAAGAAGAAGTGCTGTTGAACAAACTTCCAAATGGGGATAAGGCAGCGAGATCGATCCTGATTGAAAGGAACTTGCGGCTTGTTGTCTACATCGCACGCAAATTCGAAAACACAGGTATCAATATTGAAGACTTAATCAGTATTGGTACCATCGGATTGATTAAAGCGGTGAATACTTTTAACCCTGAGAAGAAAATCAAGCTGGCAACCTATGCATCCAGATGTATTGAAAATGAGATCCTCATGTATCTGCGCAGGAATAATAAACTTCGCTCTGAAGTATCCTTTGATGAGCCGCTGAATATTGATTGGGATGGAAATGAACTGCTTTTGTCTGATGTTCTTGGTACAGATGTTGATATTATCACTAAAGACCTCGAATCGAATGTTGACAAAAAATTGCTGGTCAAAGCGCTGCAACAGCTTTCTGACCGAGAAAAGCAGATCATGGAACTGCGTTTCGGGCTGGGCAGCGGTGAGGAGAAGACACAGAAGGATGTCGCGGATATGCTGGGTATTTCACAGTCCTACATTTCACGTCTCGAAAAAAGAATCATTAAACGTTTGCGTAAAGAATTCAATAAAATGGTATAG
- a CDS encoding cell division protein SepF, with amino-acid sequence MSLKSKIKTFFFLEDEYDYNDEEMLEEEAEPFKPNKQPVQQKQNVVSLQSVQKSSKVILMEPRMYAEAQEIADHLKNRRAVVVNLQRIEQDQARRIVDFLSGTVYAISGDIQRIGMNIFLCTPDNVEVTGNISELMQERDYQESRW; translated from the coding sequence ATGAGCTTAAAATCAAAAATTAAGACATTTTTTTTCCTGGAAGATGAATATGACTATAATGATGAGGAAATGCTCGAGGAAGAAGCTGAACCCTTCAAGCCCAATAAACAGCCTGTCCAGCAAAAGCAGAATGTGGTAAGCCTGCAGAGTGTGCAAAAATCATCCAAGGTGATCCTGATGGAGCCAAGGATGTATGCAGAAGCACAGGAAATTGCCGACCATTTGAAAAATCGGCGGGCGGTCGTTGTGAATCTGCAGCGCATTGAACAGGATCAGGCAAGGCGTATTGTCGATTTCCTCAGTGGAACAGTTTATGCGATCAGCGGTGATATCCAGCGGATCGGCATGAATATATTCTTATGTACCCCGGATAATGTAGAAGTCACAGGGAATATTTCTGAGCTGATGCAGGAGCGGGATTACCAAGAGTCGAGGTGGTAG